The genomic interval CTTCCTGATGTTTATTCGTGATTTTTCCGGCCTGGCCGATGAAGAATGGCTTCCTTATTTAGGAGTAAAAGAGAGAAACCGCTAAATATTGATTGTAACTGAAAGATATTTTCAACCCGCTGATTCAATTATGTTCAGCGGGTTTTTGTTTTTTAATTAATATCTACTGATACACTGGATTTTAATTAATAGAAATTGTACCTTTGCGCTCTGTTTTTTTAAAATATTCAATTTCACAAATTTTCATCTGTTTAGCTCGGCAGCTGATGTAAGTACAAGAGCAATAGGTCCTATTTATGTCTAAGGAAAAACAAAATCAACCACTTCCTGATTTCGATTGGGATAAAGCAGAAGACAAAGGTTTCGGAACGGGCTATTCTGCCGCTGAACGTAATCGTTTTGAACAAATGTATGATACTACAATTTCTCCTGTTCAGGAAAAAGAAGTAGTAAAAGGAGTAGTAGTAGGTATTACTGATCGTGAAGTGATTCTTAACATTGGTTTCAAATCTGATGGTATAGTTTCATCTAATGAATTCCGCGACCTTCCCGGTATGAAAATTGGGGATACAGTGGAAGTATATGTAGAAAACCAGGAGGACGCCCAAGGTCAGCTTGTATTATCCCGTAAAAAAGCAAAAGTAATTACTGCCTGGGATAACATTCAGAAATCGTTTGATGAAGACGTGGTTATTGATGCCAACGTTAAAAGAAGAACGAAAGGTGGTCTTATTGTAGATATATTTGGTATCGAAGCTTTCTTGCCAGGCTCACAAATTGATGTGAAGCCAATTCGTGATTTCGACATTTTTGTTGGAAAACGTATGGAAGTGAAAGTTGTGAAAATCAATTACGCTAATGATAACGTAGTTGTATCACATAAAATACTAATCGAGAAAGATCTTGAAGCACAACGTCAGCAAATACTGAACAACCTTGAAAAAGGACAGGTACTTGAAGGTGTGATCAAAAACATGACCAACTTCGGTGTGTTTATCGATCTTGGTGGTGTTGACGGTCTTTTGCACATTACTGATATTTCATGGGGCCGTATCAACCACCCATCTGACCTTTTATCTTTGGATCAGAAATTAAACGTGGTTGTACTTGACTTTGATGAAGAAAAGAAACGTATTTCTCTTGGTCTGAAACAACTGCAATCTCATCCATGGGATTCTTTGGCTGAAGAAATTCAGGTTGGATCGAAAGTTACAGGACGTATTGTTAATGTTGCTGATTACGGCGCATTCCTTGAAATCAAACCAGGCGTTGAAGGTTTGATCCACGTATCTGAAATGTCATGGTCTCAGCATCTGCGCAATCCTCAGGAATTCATGAACGTAAATGACGAGATCAATGCAGTTGTATTGACTCTTGACCGTCAGGAACGCAAAATGTCTTTGGGTATCAAACAACTTACTGAAGATCCTTGGACTCAAGGTTCATTGAAAGATAAGTATGCAATTGGTACACGCCATAAAGGTGTTGTTCGTAACCTTACCAACTTTGGTTTATTTATTGAGCTGGAAGAAGGTATAGACGGACTGGTACACGTTTCTGACTTATCATGGACTAAGAAAATCAAACATCCTTCTGACTTCGTTAAGGTAAATGACGAACTTGAAGTTGTAGTTCTTGAATTGGATGCGGATAACCGTCGTCTTGCTTTGGGCCACAAACAACTTGAAGAAAACCCTTGGGATACATTTGAAACCATCTTTGCAGTTGGATCTGTTCACAAATCTACAATCGTTGCAAAAGGTGACAAATTCGCAACACTTGAATTACCTTATGGTATTGAAGGTATTGCAGCAGTTAAAAACCTTACAAAAGAAGACGGTACTTTCGTTGAAGTTGGAGAAAGCCTTGACTTTACTGTATTGGAATTCCTTAAGGATGAGAAGAAAATAGTTCTTACACATTCCAAGGTGAAAGTACCTGCTCCGGTTGTTGAGGAGAAAAAAGAGGAAAGACCAGCTAAGGCTGCTAGTTCTCAGTCTGCTCCTGCTAAGGGATCTTCAAATAATGAGTCATCAACCAAAGAAGGCGAAAAGTCTACTTTTGGTGATTTAAGTGTGCTTTCTGCTTTGAAAGAACAATTTGAAGAAAACGAAAAGAAGGAAAAAAATAATTAAAAGTAAATAAGAGTGAGGAGTAGAGAATTTTTTAATACTTTTGCACCCGGGTTAGCTATATGCAACTGCTTATAGCTAACCCGAACTTTTGGTTCCGTGGCCGAGTGGCTAGGCAGAGGTCTGCAAAACCTCGTACAGCGGTTCGAATCCGCTCGGAACCTCGGATAAATTTCGTCCGGTTTTTTATTCACGGACGGATCTTTTTTGATCTAATACCATTTGAAATGAACCAAAATTTTTGGAGTTTTCAAATGGTATTTTTTTGTTAAATAGTTGAAATTCAGAAAGTCAATCAGCCTGTTAGTACTTTGATTATCCTAGATAAATTAGAAAAATTATAAATAAGGTGTCGTTATAAAATATACCTCAAATACTTTTGTGGATATAAAATCGTGCACTAGTTTTGTCTGTTGAAGAATAATGAATAGTTGATTATGAATATACCATTCCGAGAAGACTCTAAGTTTAGTTCCTTCTTTAATTGCTCAAAAACTTTTGCAGCTCTAATGATTGCCATTATGCTAAGCGTACCAAGCTTGGTGTGGGCTCAGGATAGTACAGCAGTAGCTGGTGCGGCACCGGCAGCAGGCGGGGGCGATGCAGCAAAGGGCGAAACTTTGTTCAAAAATAATTGTGCGCAGTGCCATGCTGTAACTGATGAAAGAATAGTTGGTCCCGGATTAAAAGGAGCAAGTACTCGTCATGATTTTGCCTGGTTATCTAAATGGGTAAAAAATTCTCAGGCTGTAATTGCATCGGGTGATCCTGTTGCTGTAAAATTATACAATGATTATTCGAAAGCGCAAATGACAAGCTTTCCGAATTTATCTGATGACGATATTAAAGGAATTTTTGCTTACGTTGATAAAGCAGGAACGGCAGCAGCGGCTCCTGCAGCAGGCGCGGCAGCACCTGTAGCCGGTGCGACAACTCAGGCTAGCGGCCCGTCAGATCTTTTTTATGATTGTTGTGGTTGCGTTGGTAGTAGTGATGTTATTGGTACTTGCTGTTTTACTTGTTATTGTATCATTGTTAT from Dyadobacter sp. NIV53 carries:
- the rpsA gene encoding 30S ribosomal protein S1, yielding MSKEKQNQPLPDFDWDKAEDKGFGTGYSAAERNRFEQMYDTTISPVQEKEVVKGVVVGITDREVILNIGFKSDGIVSSNEFRDLPGMKIGDTVEVYVENQEDAQGQLVLSRKKAKVITAWDNIQKSFDEDVVIDANVKRRTKGGLIVDIFGIEAFLPGSQIDVKPIRDFDIFVGKRMEVKVVKINYANDNVVVSHKILIEKDLEAQRQQILNNLEKGQVLEGVIKNMTNFGVFIDLGGVDGLLHITDISWGRINHPSDLLSLDQKLNVVVLDFDEEKKRISLGLKQLQSHPWDSLAEEIQVGSKVTGRIVNVADYGAFLEIKPGVEGLIHVSEMSWSQHLRNPQEFMNVNDEINAVVLTLDRQERKMSLGIKQLTEDPWTQGSLKDKYAIGTRHKGVVRNLTNFGLFIELEEGIDGLVHVSDLSWTKKIKHPSDFVKVNDELEVVVLELDADNRRLALGHKQLEENPWDTFETIFAVGSVHKSTIVAKGDKFATLELPYGIEGIAAVKNLTKEDGTFVEVGESLDFTVLEFLKDEKKIVLTHSKVKVPAPVVEEKKEERPAKAASSQSAPAKGSSNNESSTKEGEKSTFGDLSVLSALKEQFEENEKKEKNN